The genomic stretch TATAATTTATGCATTGGTGGCATGTTAACATATTTTGTAGGGGCAGCCTGGTGCGGTGGGGCTGCCCCACACTGTACGGGGGATAAATAAGACAAAATTAATGGGGGTCAACCTATGGAATTAGCACAAGAGCAAAAGCAAGAAACGGGGAAAATCATTAACGATTTAAAAGATTTCATATCATACAAGTCAGGGTCTGAGAATCTTTGTAAAGCACGCTACTTTGGATTAGAGGAATACATTGACTGCTTGGAAGAAAATGCGAAAAAGTGTGAATTTTCATTACCTTTCGGCGAAGGGTATCTCTGTAAATGCACCCTTCGAATTTATATTGCAAAAAATTTAAAGATGTAATCAACCTTTGCGCAGACTGCTTTGCAAATGGTTCAGCTTTAAGCTGGCTGTGCGCGATTCATATGAAGAACTGACCCGCCGCTGGCGCGGTGAACTAAACAAACAATCCACAGTACCTGTACTATTCTATCTATCTATCTATCTATCTATGTTTGCTGCGTGAGGAAGCGTTTAGTAGCGTCTTCCGCCGCCGCCACCGCCGAAGCCGCCTCTGCCCCTGCCGCCTCTATCTCTTCCGCCGCCGCTTGAGCGCTCGACCCTTGGACGAGCTTCGTTGACGGTAATGGTCCGCCCCATCAAATCAGTACCGTTCATTTTCTCGATAGCGCTTTGTGCTTCTTGTTTAGAGGGCATCTGCACAAAGCCAAACCCTCTCGATTCGCCGCTGAATTTGTCTTTTATGATATTAGCGGATTCTACCTGTCCAAAGGCTTCAAAAGCCTTGCGTAAATCATCTTCAGTTACCTGATTTGCCAAATTACCTACATAGATGTTCATATTGTCCGTTCCCTTTCATTCAAACCTGTACCGGAACCACTGCCTGCCATCGAATAACTGCGTTGCCGCGTCTATCTCA from Phycisphaerae bacterium encodes the following:
- a CDS encoding RNA-binding protein, whose protein sequence is MNIYVGNLANQVTEDDLRKAFEAFGQVESANIIKDKFSGESRGFGFVQMPSKQEAQSAIEKMNGTDLMGRTITVNEARPRVERSSGGGRDRGGRGRGGFGGGGGGRRY